One region of Paraburkholderia acidiphila genomic DNA includes:
- a CDS encoding IclR family transcriptional regulator: MNSASSASPDRSADQQEIPEKPGDSYVQSFARGLSVIRAFNAEHPEQTLTDVAAATGLTRAGARRILLTLQTLGYVEAEGRLFRLTPRILDLGFAYLTSMPFWNLAEPVMEELSQEVHESCSAAVLDRTEIVYVLRVPTHKIMTINLSIGSRLPAYCTSMGRVLLASLDDAALDETLGSSPLYAHTARTVTDVGELKKIIGQVRQQGWAIVDQELEGGLISISAPIRNRQGRVIAAMNISGNAQRTSAKQMVKTFLDPLQQAAARVSGMVARRT, encoded by the coding sequence ATGAATTCTGCTTCCAGTGCCTCGCCAGACCGCTCCGCCGACCAGCAGGAGATCCCCGAAAAGCCGGGCGACTCCTATGTGCAGTCGTTCGCGCGCGGGCTTTCGGTCATCCGCGCGTTCAACGCCGAGCATCCCGAGCAGACCCTGACCGACGTCGCCGCCGCGACAGGCCTCACGCGCGCCGGAGCGCGCCGCATTCTGCTCACGCTGCAGACGCTCGGCTACGTCGAAGCCGAGGGGCGGCTCTTTCGCCTCACCCCGCGCATTCTCGACCTCGGCTTCGCATACCTCACGTCGATGCCGTTCTGGAATCTCGCCGAGCCGGTGATGGAAGAGCTTTCGCAGGAGGTGCACGAGAGCTGCTCGGCGGCCGTGCTCGACCGCACCGAGATCGTCTACGTGCTGCGCGTGCCCACGCACAAGATCATGACGATCAACCTCTCGATCGGCAGCCGCCTGCCCGCGTACTGCACCTCGATGGGGCGCGTGCTGCTCGCCTCGCTCGACGACGCAGCGCTCGACGAAACGCTCGGCTCATCGCCGCTCTACGCGCATACGGCGCGCACGGTCACCGACGTCGGCGAACTCAAGAAGATCATCGGGCAGGTGCGCCAGCAGGGCTGGGCGATCGTCGATCAGGAACTGGAAGGCGGCCTTATCTCGATCTCGGCGCCCATTCGCAACCGGCAAGGCCGTGTGATCGCCGCGATGAACATCAGCGGCAACGCGCAGCGCACGTCGGCCAAGCAGATGGTGAAGACCTTCCTCGACCCGCTTCAGCAAGCCGCGGCGCGCGTGTCCGGCATGGTCGCGCGGCGCACCTGA
- a CDS encoding LysR family transcriptional regulator: MDRFQEMQIFTRIVDRRSFTQAAEDLNLPRATVTNSIKRLEARLGVRLLERTTRQVKPTLDGDAYYQRCMRLLADLEETEEAFRDTDPQGRLRVNMQGTLTQYFVMPRLPDFLARYPRIELFIGSGDHFVDLVREGVDCVLRAGELADSSMIARRVALLEQVTCASPAYLERHGDPESIEALAGTRTENPGRAGHRAVNYVSPATGRALPLEFTTAEGAVNVTLPGPVAVNGAELYTSGALAGLGIVQVPRYRVRELLANGELCVVLPDHPPPPLPVSVLYPQNRQLSLRVRAFADWLVQVFADVA; this comes from the coding sequence TTGGACCGTTTCCAGGAGATGCAGATTTTCACGCGCATCGTCGACCGCCGCAGCTTCACGCAGGCGGCCGAGGATCTCAACCTGCCGCGCGCGACGGTCACCAATTCGATCAAGCGCCTCGAAGCACGCCTCGGCGTGCGACTGCTCGAGCGCACGACACGCCAGGTCAAGCCGACGCTCGACGGCGACGCCTATTACCAGCGCTGCATGCGCCTGCTCGCCGACCTCGAGGAAACCGAGGAAGCGTTTCGCGACACCGATCCGCAGGGGCGTTTGCGCGTGAACATGCAGGGGACGCTCACGCAGTATTTCGTGATGCCGCGCCTGCCCGACTTTCTCGCGCGCTATCCACGCATCGAGCTTTTTATCGGCTCGGGCGACCACTTCGTCGATCTCGTGCGCGAGGGCGTGGACTGCGTGCTACGCGCGGGCGAGCTGGCCGACTCGTCGATGATCGCGCGGCGCGTGGCGCTGCTCGAGCAGGTGACCTGCGCGAGCCCCGCGTATCTCGAACGGCACGGCGACCCGGAGTCGATCGAGGCGCTTGCCGGTACGCGCACGGAAAATCCTGGCCGCGCCGGTCATCGGGCCGTGAATTATGTTTCGCCGGCTACGGGCCGCGCGTTGCCGCTGGAATTCACGACAGCCGAGGGTGCCGTCAACGTGACGCTGCCGGGCCCGGTGGCCGTGAATGGCGCGGAACTCTACACTTCCGGCGCGCTGGCGGGGCTCGGCATCGTGCAGGTGCCGCGCTACCGCGTGCGCGAGCTGCTCGCCAACGGCGAGCTTTGCGTGGTGCTGCCCGACCACCCGCCGCCGCCCTTGCCGGTTTCGGTGCTGTATCCGCAGAACCGCCAGTTGTCGCTGCGCGTGCGCGCTTTCGCCGACTGGCTCGTGCAGGTGTTTGCCGACGTCGCCTGA
- the cyoA gene encoding ubiquinol oxidase subunit II, producing the protein MKDRKAFKRWLIPLGSGLLVSLAGCSGNFAVLDPKGSVGAAEKSLILTATWAMLLVVVPVIILTLVFAWRYRASNRNATYAPKWAHSTAIEVVVWAIPAAIILFLAILTWRTSHELDPYKPLESSVKPINVEVVALDWKWLFIYPDLGIATVNQLAVPVGTPVNFRITSDAVMNSFFIAQLGTQVYAMAGMQTRLHLIADEAGDYDGLSSNYSGKGFSDMKFRTLATSRQDFDAWVQKVKASSTQLSMDEYATVAKPQEKAPVQYFSTVDPKLFNNIIAKYNNGHVTNFDPSCVTKG; encoded by the coding sequence ATGAAAGACAGAAAAGCCTTTAAAAGGTGGTTAATCCCCCTCGGCAGCGGGCTGCTCGTTTCTCTTGCGGGGTGCAGCGGCAATTTTGCCGTGCTGGACCCGAAGGGCAGCGTGGGCGCGGCCGAGAAGTCGCTCATTCTCACGGCCACATGGGCCATGCTGCTGGTCGTGGTGCCCGTCATCATCCTGACGCTCGTGTTCGCCTGGCGCTACCGCGCCTCGAACCGCAACGCGACCTACGCGCCGAAGTGGGCCCATTCCACGGCGATCGAAGTGGTGGTCTGGGCCATTCCGGCCGCGATCATTCTGTTCCTCGCCATCCTCACGTGGCGCACCTCGCACGAGCTCGACCCGTACAAGCCGCTGGAGTCGAGCGTGAAACCCATCAACGTCGAGGTCGTCGCGCTCGACTGGAAGTGGCTCTTCATCTACCCGGACCTCGGCATCGCCACGGTGAACCAGCTTGCCGTGCCGGTGGGCACGCCGGTCAACTTCCGCATCACGTCGGACGCGGTGATGAACTCGTTCTTCATCGCGCAGCTGGGCACCCAGGTCTACGCGATGGCGGGCATGCAAACGCGTCTGCACCTGATCGCCGATGAAGCGGGCGACTACGACGGCCTCTCGTCCAACTACAGCGGCAAGGGCTTCTCGGACATGAAGTTCCGCACGCTGGCCACGAGCCGCCAGGACTTCGACGCGTGGGTGCAGAAGGTGAAGGCCTCGTCCACCCAGCTTTCGATGGACGAGTACGCAACGGTTGCGAAGCCGCAGGAGAAGGCGCCGGTGCAGTACTTCTCGACCGTCGACCCGAAGCTCTTCAACAACATCAT
- the phnN gene encoding phosphonate metabolism protein/1,5-bisphosphokinase (PRPP-forming) PhnN yields MKGGLIYVMGPSGAGKDTLLRYARERLSGQDVVFAHRYITREDSGGENHIALTEAEFEARSQHGLFALQWRSHALRYGVGVEIDQWMTLGCTVVVNGSREYAREAFERYPRMTLVHIEAAQHVLAARLASRARETPEQVAARLARRAPFEVPAGAAFARIDNSGHLEEAGEAFVGLVRQVAAG; encoded by the coding sequence ATGAAGGGCGGTCTGATCTACGTAATGGGGCCTTCGGGCGCGGGTAAGGACACGCTGTTGCGTTACGCGCGCGAGCGCCTGTCCGGCCAGGATGTCGTGTTCGCGCATCGCTACATCACGCGCGAAGACAGCGGCGGCGAGAACCACATCGCGCTCACCGAAGCCGAATTCGAAGCGCGCTCGCAGCACGGCCTCTTCGCGCTGCAATGGCGCAGCCATGCGTTGCGCTATGGCGTGGGCGTGGAGATCGACCAGTGGATGACGCTTGGCTGCACCGTCGTGGTGAACGGCTCGCGCGAGTATGCGCGAGAGGCGTTCGAGCGCTACCCGCGCATGACGCTCGTGCACATCGAGGCCGCACAGCACGTGCTGGCCGCGCGCCTTGCTTCCCGCGCGCGCGAAACGCCCGAGCAGGTCGCGGCGCGCCTCGCGCGGCGCGCGCCGTTCGAGGTGCCGGCGGGCGCGGCGTTCGCGCGCATCGACAACTCGGGGCATCTGGAGGAAGCGGGCGAGGCGTTCGTCGGGCTCGTGCGGCAGGTCGCGGCGGGGTAG